In a genomic window of Kineococcus mangrovi:
- a CDS encoding alpha/beta hydrolase, whose product MVTLTGEDVAGAALRPERSEVLGQPSPDARAPGTDRPGRRSAGVEALGVLARTLRDRDGGRVDRPLAGGGSFPLSWVRSGPADDVPVLFVPGGPGMATVLPYERLRATAAAHGVGSVMVEHRGTGLSREDSRGRDLSLGDVTVEAAADDLAAVLDHLRVERAVVHGSSYGTYLAQVFGVRHPGRVAAMVLDSPLLSVAGDLADVRAHRRRLLWDADTDLAAAVRSAPAPADEVAAVVPTVYEFAGPDALLRLLAARREGRLGTVWRQLAHLVDGEFEGRGVRHVTEPDLVAGIAFGQLGFGLPPDGGPLDPQVAFARVAADRPPYRGEPYDLPSLLPGFPWPTVVVSGERDLTTPRSTAERVAGLLPAGVLLDLPGLGHSAMDTHQRAAVLVAAAVRAGNARRLPALAERIAALPRRGASRWLGTAVRAAVRLGG is encoded by the coding sequence GTGGTGACCCTGACCGGGGAGGACGTCGCCGGGGCGGCGCTGCGCCCCGAGCGGTCCGAGGTGCTCGGGCAGCCGTCCCCGGACGCCCGAGCACCGGGAACCGACCGGCCGGGGAGGCGTTCAGCAGGAGTGGAGGCACTGGGGGTGCTCGCGCGGACGCTGCGCGACAGGGACGGGGGCAGGGTCGACCGGCCCCTCGCCGGTGGCGGCTCGTTCCCCCTCAGCTGGGTGCGGTCCGGGCCCGCGGACGATGTGCCCGTCCTCTTCGTCCCCGGCGGGCCGGGCATGGCGACCGTCCTGCCCTACGAGCGGTTGCGGGCGACGGCGGCCGCCCACGGCGTCGGCAGCGTCATGGTCGAGCACCGCGGGACCGGGCTGTCGCGCGAGGACTCCCGCGGCCGGGACCTGAGCCTGGGCGACGTCACCGTGGAGGCGGCGGCCGACGACCTCGCGGCCGTGCTGGACCACCTGCGCGTCGAGCGGGCGGTCGTCCACGGCAGCTCCTACGGCACCTACCTGGCTCAGGTCTTCGGCGTCCGGCACCCGGGGCGCGTCGCCGCGATGGTGCTCGACTCACCGCTGCTGTCCGTCGCGGGCGACCTCGCCGACGTCCGGGCGCACCGGCGCCGCCTGCTGTGGGACGCCGACACGGACCTGGCCGCGGCCGTGCGCTCGGCGCCGGCACCGGCCGACGAGGTCGCCGCGGTCGTCCCGACCGTCTACGAGTTCGCCGGCCCCGACGCGCTGCTGCGCCTGCTGGCGGCCCGGCGCGAGGGGCGGCTGGGGACGGTGTGGCGGCAGCTGGCGCACCTGGTCGACGGCGAGTTCGAGGGCCGCGGAGTGCGGCACGTCACCGAACCTGACCTGGTCGCGGGCATCGCCTTCGGCCAGCTCGGGTTCGGCCTGCCCCCCGACGGCGGGCCGCTGGACCCGCAGGTGGCCTTCGCGCGCGTCGCCGCCGACCGCCCGCCCTACCGGGGGGAACCGTACGACCTGCCCTCGCTGCTGCCCGGTTTCCCGTGGCCGACGGTCGTCGTCTCCGGCGAGCGCGACCTGACGACACCCCGGTCCACCGCCGAGCGGGTGGCCGGTCTGCTGCCCGCGGGGGTCCTGCTCGACCTGCCCGGCCTGGGGCACAGCGCGATGGACACCCACCAGCGGGCGGCCGTCCTCGTCGCCGCCGCGGTCCGGGCCGGCAACGCCCGCCGGTTGCCGGCGCTGGCCGAGCGCATCGCGGCCCTGCCCCGGCGGGGGGCCTCGCGCTGGCTCGGCACGGCCGTGCGGGCGGCGGTCCGCCTCGGCGGGTAG